The Nocardioides humi genome includes a region encoding these proteins:
- a CDS encoding tetratricopeptide repeat protein, with amino-acid sequence MGRVARPRAPAGASGFDAIAVALQELRGRAGHPSYAEIARLVSDARAASGVPPGEARVAKSTVYDIFRTGRQRLDSDLVAEVVAVLGADAAEAARWAEECRRAQQAHAAQESAGVRADLPPEEHFVGRDDHVARIAAAEPGAVFAITGLAGAGKTTLAVEAARRLLADGRSDGVLLADLRGFDADLPPAAPRAVAAGLLRLLGDSSRVPGDPAEAVAALAGELAADDPRVLVLDDAADTEQVVALAGCNPSGITLVTSRRRLELSDTDTIELGDLDAADAARLLSEIAGHSDDATDPAALQIVTATGLLPLTVSLTAGRMAQRVGWSMADHLAALAERPARLGDDLHAGLEASYQLLAPASRAVLRQLADQPCADLTLVQVAALTGRAESEAASVLAELRELHLVGMSGPRRFALHDAVRMFARDQAIELDRPSDRVAALGRLARHLLVMAWSAHRARFDGVPWEYQPPDDLDLVALDDDEGRAWLADNVDSVLAIAQSGARIGRPLLGCELSGATTWWLNHTLRLHDAEQLHRQAIAAAEAGGTDRPGTSMLLARARLGLGQTLAFLARFEEAATVLETARSELVAADDAGGERKAVNALSVIATMQGRHDDAIAGFQRAAELASRIGDLFGESQAVDNLSVVHHRSGRPELAVAASRRAQALAEQLGDLDQLTDYVLNMVDPLLAMGDATAARDAARRGVDLARRRGHPSLPRGLANLALASEALGEYGETRAHLLEALDNSVQTGLRSGQIEILTELGRLDLRLGETETARGHYAAAAQVAEESDIPLGVARATEGLGSVAEASGDSALAHRHWRRALELFEQVGSEEAAPLRERLRS; translated from the coding sequence ATGGGTCGCGTCGCTCGTCCCCGCGCGCCGGCCGGCGCGTCGGGCTTCGATGCGATCGCAGTCGCCCTCCAGGAGCTGCGCGGGCGAGCCGGGCACCCGTCGTACGCCGAGATCGCCCGCCTGGTCTCCGACGCCCGGGCGGCGTCCGGGGTGCCGCCCGGCGAGGCCCGGGTGGCGAAGTCGACGGTCTACGACATCTTCCGGACCGGCCGCCAGCGCCTCGACTCCGACCTCGTGGCCGAGGTGGTCGCGGTGCTGGGGGCCGACGCGGCAGAGGCGGCTCGCTGGGCCGAGGAGTGCCGGCGGGCGCAGCAGGCCCACGCGGCGCAGGAGTCGGCCGGCGTGCGCGCCGATCTGCCACCCGAGGAGCACTTCGTCGGGCGGGACGACCACGTGGCGCGGATCGCCGCGGCCGAGCCCGGCGCGGTGTTCGCGATCACCGGGCTGGCCGGCGCCGGCAAGACGACGCTGGCCGTCGAGGCGGCTCGGCGCCTGCTGGCCGACGGCCGCTCCGACGGAGTGTTGCTGGCCGACCTGCGCGGCTTCGACGCCGACCTGCCACCGGCGGCGCCGCGCGCGGTCGCCGCCGGCCTGCTGCGGCTGCTCGGCGACAGCTCGCGGGTGCCCGGTGATCCGGCCGAGGCCGTCGCCGCGCTCGCGGGCGAGCTGGCAGCCGACGATCCCCGGGTGCTGGTCCTCGACGACGCGGCCGACACCGAGCAGGTCGTCGCCCTCGCCGGCTGCAACCCCTCGGGGATCACGCTGGTGACCAGTCGCCGCCGCCTGGAGCTGTCGGACACCGATACGATCGAGCTCGGCGATCTCGACGCCGCCGACGCAGCCCGTCTGCTGAGCGAGATCGCCGGCCACTCCGATGACGCCACGGATCCGGCCGCGCTCCAGATCGTGACCGCGACGGGACTGTTGCCGCTGACCGTCTCGCTCACCGCGGGACGGATGGCCCAGCGCGTCGGCTGGTCGATGGCGGACCACCTCGCGGCCCTCGCCGAACGGCCCGCGCGGCTCGGTGACGACCTGCACGCGGGTCTCGAGGCGTCGTACCAGCTCCTGGCGCCCGCGAGCCGCGCGGTGCTTCGCCAGCTGGCCGACCAGCCCTGCGCCGACCTGACGCTCGTCCAGGTGGCCGCGCTGACCGGCCGTGCCGAGAGCGAGGCCGCCTCCGTCCTGGCCGAGCTCCGCGAGCTCCACCTGGTCGGCATGAGCGGTCCCAGGCGGTTCGCGCTGCACGACGCGGTGCGGATGTTCGCCCGTGACCAGGCGATCGAGCTGGACCGGCCCAGCGACCGGGTCGCCGCGCTCGGCCGGCTGGCGCGACACCTCCTCGTGATGGCGTGGTCGGCGCACCGGGCTCGCTTCGACGGCGTCCCGTGGGAGTACCAGCCGCCGGACGATCTCGACCTGGTCGCCCTCGACGACGACGAGGGCCGGGCCTGGCTGGCCGACAACGTCGACAGCGTGCTCGCCATCGCGCAGTCCGGTGCCCGGATCGGGCGGCCGCTGCTGGGCTGCGAGCTCTCCGGAGCGACCACCTGGTGGCTGAACCACACCTTGCGCCTCCACGATGCCGAGCAGCTGCATCGCCAGGCGATCGCGGCGGCCGAGGCCGGCGGGACCGACCGGCCGGGCACGTCGATGCTGCTGGCCCGCGCCCGGCTCGGTCTGGGGCAGACCCTCGCCTTTCTCGCCCGGTTCGAGGAGGCCGCGACCGTCCTGGAGACCGCGCGCTCCGAGCTCGTCGCCGCCGACGACGCCGGCGGCGAGCGCAAGGCCGTCAACGCGCTGTCCGTCATCGCGACCATGCAGGGGCGTCACGACGACGCCATCGCCGGCTTCCAGCGGGCGGCGGAGCTGGCGAGCCGGATCGGAGACCTGTTCGGCGAGTCCCAGGCCGTCGACAACCTCTCCGTGGTCCACCACCGCTCCGGACGGCCCGAGCTCGCCGTGGCCGCCAGTCGTCGCGCGCAGGCGCTCGCAGAGCAGCTGGGCGACCTCGACCAGCTGACCGACTACGTGCTCAACATGGTCGACCCCCTCCTCGCGATGGGGGATGCGACGGCGGCCCGCGACGCGGCCCGCCGCGGCGTCGATCTCGCCCGTCGCCGCGGCCACCCGTCGCTGCCTCGCGGCCTCGCCAACCTCGCGCTCGCCTCCGAGGCTCTGGGCGAGTACGGCGAGACCCGCGCCCACCTGCTCGAAGCACTCGACAACTCGGTGCAGACCGGCCTTCGCAGCGGGCAGATCGAGATCCTCACCGAGCTCGGACGCCTCGACCTCCGGCTCGGCGAGACCGAGACCGCGCGCGGGCACTACGCGGCCGCGGCGCAGGTGGCCGAGGAGTCGGACATCCCGCTCGGGGTGGCCCGCGCCACCGAGGGCCTCGGCTCAGTGGCCGAGGCCTCGGGCGACTCCGCGCTCGCCCACCGCCACTGGCGGCGGGCGCTCGAGCTCTTCGAGCAGGTGGGCTCCGAGGAGGCGGCGCCGCTGCGCGAACGGCTTCGCAGCTGA
- a CDS encoding PLP-dependent aminotransferase family protein, with protein MDNDSSARIVAGLRAWIRDAPAGAQLPATRRLVTEYGAGPVTVQKALRRLVAEGLVESRPGVGSFVRAVRPARGPDFGWQTAALRTPRADLSTVAGPLQTPPPDAQALHAGYPGPDLLPERLVRTALGRAARGAAATSRPPAAGLPELRAWFATELADATPAQLSAVTANDVVVAPGSQSALASIFRALVAPGRPLLIESPTYWGAIQAARQAGVALVPVPSDAHGPDPAEVDRSFRETGARALYAQPSFANPTGAQWSVERAEQVLDVVRAHGAFLVEDDWAHDFGIDAEPRPLAAHDDAGHVVYLRSLTKSVSPALRVAAVIARGPARERILGDRAAESMYVSGLLQQAALEVVSDPGWRTHLRRLRVQLRERRDLLVAAVRDHAPSLDVGVVPPGGLHLWTRLPDGIDAGRLVRDCAAEGVWVAAGDEWFPAEPAAPYLRLAFIGPEPAGYPDAAGVIERAVGRASERIVRHRADDVPSAGGPGWIGPDGAAGAPATEGKS; from the coding sequence ATGGACAACGATAGCAGCGCGCGGATCGTCGCCGGGCTGCGCGCCTGGATCCGGGACGCGCCCGCGGGCGCGCAACTGCCGGCGACCCGCCGGCTCGTCACCGAGTACGGCGCCGGCCCGGTCACCGTGCAGAAGGCGCTGCGTCGGCTGGTGGCCGAGGGGCTGGTCGAGAGCCGTCCGGGCGTCGGCAGCTTCGTCCGCGCGGTCCGCCCCGCGCGGGGACCCGACTTCGGCTGGCAGACCGCCGCACTGCGCACGCCGCGGGCCGACCTGTCGACGGTCGCGGGTCCGCTGCAGACGCCGCCTCCCGACGCACAGGCGCTGCATGCGGGGTACCCCGGACCGGACCTGCTGCCCGAGCGGCTGGTCCGCACCGCGCTCGGCCGGGCGGCCCGGGGCGCGGCGGCCACCTCGCGCCCGCCGGCGGCGGGGCTGCCGGAGCTGCGGGCCTGGTTCGCGACCGAGCTCGCGGACGCGACGCCGGCCCAGCTCTCCGCGGTGACGGCGAACGACGTGGTCGTGGCGCCCGGGTCGCAGAGCGCGCTGGCCTCGATCTTCCGTGCGCTCGTCGCGCCCGGCCGGCCGCTGCTCATCGAGTCGCCGACGTACTGGGGCGCCATCCAGGCCGCCCGGCAGGCGGGCGTCGCGCTGGTGCCGGTGCCGAGCGACGCGCACGGGCCGGACCCGGCCGAGGTCGACCGGTCGTTCCGGGAGACCGGCGCCCGGGCGCTCTACGCGCAGCCCAGCTTCGCCAACCCGACCGGCGCGCAGTGGAGCGTGGAGCGCGCCGAGCAGGTGCTCGACGTCGTCCGCGCGCACGGGGCCTTCCTGGTCGAGGACGACTGGGCGCACGACTTCGGCATCGACGCCGAGCCCCGACCCCTCGCCGCTCACGACGACGCCGGGCATGTCGTGTACCTCCGCTCCCTCACCAAGAGCGTGTCCCCGGCGCTGCGGGTGGCCGCCGTCATCGCCCGCGGGCCCGCGCGGGAGCGGATCCTCGGCGACCGCGCCGCGGAGTCGATGTACGTCAGCGGGCTGCTCCAGCAGGCGGCGCTCGAGGTCGTCAGCGACCCCGGCTGGCGCACCCACCTGCGCCGGCTGCGGGTCCAGCTCCGCGAGCGCCGGGACCTGCTCGTCGCGGCGGTCCGCGACCATGCGCCGTCGCTGGATGTCGGCGTGGTGCCTCCCGGTGGACTGCACCTGTGGACCCGCCTGCCCGACGGCATCGACGCCGGCCGGCTGGTCCGCGACTGCGCGGCCGAGGGGGTGTGGGTCGCCGCCGGCGACGAGTGGTTCCCGGCGGAGCCGGCGGCGCCGTACCTGCGGCTGGCGTTCATCGGTCCCGAGCCGGCGGGCTATCCCGACGCCGCGGGGGTGATCGAGCGGGCGGTCGGTCGTGCGAGCGAGCGCATCGTCCGGCATCGTGCGGACGACGTGCCATCGGCAGGCGGCCCGGGTTGGATCGGCCCGGACGGAGCCGCGGGGGCTCCCGCCACGGAAGGGAAGTCATGA
- a CDS encoding DMT family transporter: MSAQSSAIASRPDPLSTHAGLGWGLLGVAAFSFTVPLTRVAVGGLDPLFAGAGRAVVAAALAAAALALTRQRPPRGGQWLRLAVVAGGVVAGFPLLTSYALTEVPASHGAVVIAMLPATTAVIAVLRTGERPVRAFWAYAALGAVAAVGFAVVQGGGPGHLQRADALLVLAVLACATGYAEGGVISRELGSWQTISWALVLAAPVMTALTAASVAARPPSATSAQWLCFAYLACVSMFLGFVAWYRGLAIGPMAQVSQVQLAQPVLSIAWAGLLLGERVTWLTVMGGSAVVACAAGASSSRRRAPVVPDRTAVKSPI; encoded by the coding sequence ATGTCAGCACAGAGTAGCGCTATCGCATCGCGCCCCGATCCGCTATCGACGCACGCCGGGCTCGGCTGGGGACTGCTCGGCGTCGCGGCCTTCTCGTTCACCGTCCCGCTCACCCGGGTGGCGGTCGGTGGGCTGGACCCGCTGTTCGCCGGCGCCGGCCGGGCGGTGGTCGCGGCCGCCCTTGCCGCGGCCGCACTCGCGCTGACCCGCCAGCGGCCGCCCCGCGGCGGTCAGTGGCTCCGGCTCGCGGTGGTGGCCGGCGGGGTCGTGGCCGGGTTCCCGCTGCTGACGTCGTACGCGCTGACGGAGGTGCCTGCGAGCCACGGCGCCGTGGTGATCGCGATGCTGCCCGCGACCACCGCGGTGATCGCCGTGCTGCGCACCGGCGAGCGCCCGGTGCGGGCGTTCTGGGCGTACGCCGCGCTGGGGGCGGTCGCCGCGGTCGGGTTCGCGGTGGTGCAGGGCGGCGGCCCGGGCCACCTCCAGCGCGCCGACGCCCTGCTGGTGCTGGCGGTGCTGGCCTGCGCGACCGGGTACGCCGAGGGCGGCGTGATCTCCCGCGAGCTCGGCTCGTGGCAGACCATCTCCTGGGCGCTCGTGCTCGCGGCTCCGGTGATGACAGCACTCACCGCCGCCAGCGTCGCCGCCCGTCCGCCCTCGGCGACATCCGCGCAGTGGCTGTGCTTCGCCTACCTCGCGTGCGTGAGCATGTTCCTCGGCTTCGTCGCGTGGTACCGCGGCCTCGCGATCGGCCCGATGGCGCAGGTCAGCCAGGTCCAGCTCGCCCAGCCGGTGCTGAGCATCGCGTGGGCGGGCCTGCTGCTCGGCGAGCGGGTGACCTGGCTGACCGTGATGGGCGGGTCGGCCGTCGTGGCCTGCGCGGCGGGCGCCAGCTCCTCCCGACGGCGGGCGCCCGTCGTACCGGACAGAACGGCTGTGAAATCACCGATTTGA
- a CDS encoding aldehyde dehydrogenase family protein: MTTIDAAATFDSLDPATGAVVGTHPLHDADQVRHAVATARKQAEWWRALGFDGRKKALVRWRKVIARRMEELAALMARETGKPDGDALLETALAIDHLAWAAGHAEKVLKRRSVSPGLLMVNQAASVEYRPLGVVGVIGPWNYPVFTPMGSIAYALAAGNAVVFKPSEYTPGVGEWLAATFQEAVGRPVLQVVTGYGETGAALTAAGVDKVAFTGSTATGKRVMAACAETLTPVVIEAGGKDALIVAEDADVAEAAEAALWGAAANAGQTCAGVERVYVHDRVYDEFLDELVAQAKQLEARPGGQVGPITMPSQVDIIRRHVDDALARGGRALVGGPVPEGARFVQPTVLVDVPEDSAAVQEETFGPTVTLTRVTSMDEAVERANGTRYALGSTVFSKDHGMEIAERLRAGMTAINGVISFAGIPTLPFGGVGDSGFGRIHGPDGLREFTYPHAIARQRFRPAIALTTFRRTAKEEKQLTKVVRGLYGRGKS, translated from the coding sequence GTGACCACCATCGACGCCGCAGCCACCTTCGACTCGCTCGACCCCGCCACCGGCGCGGTCGTCGGTACGCACCCCCTCCACGACGCCGACCAGGTCCGCCACGCGGTCGCCACCGCCCGCAAGCAGGCCGAATGGTGGCGCGCGCTCGGGTTCGACGGCCGCAAGAAGGCGCTGGTCCGCTGGCGCAAGGTGATCGCCCGGCGGATGGAGGAGCTCGCCGCCCTGATGGCCCGCGAGACCGGCAAGCCCGACGGCGACGCGCTGCTCGAGACCGCCCTCGCGATCGACCACCTCGCCTGGGCGGCCGGTCACGCCGAGAAGGTGCTCAAGCGGCGCAGCGTCTCGCCGGGCCTGCTGATGGTCAACCAGGCCGCGAGCGTGGAGTACCGCCCGCTCGGCGTGGTCGGCGTCATCGGCCCCTGGAACTACCCCGTCTTCACCCCGATGGGCTCGATCGCCTACGCCCTCGCGGCCGGCAACGCGGTCGTCTTCAAGCCCTCGGAGTACACCCCCGGCGTCGGCGAGTGGCTCGCCGCGACCTTCCAGGAGGCCGTCGGGCGGCCGGTGCTCCAGGTCGTCACCGGGTACGGCGAGACCGGGGCCGCGCTCACCGCCGCAGGCGTCGACAAGGTGGCCTTCACCGGCTCGACCGCCACCGGCAAGCGGGTGATGGCCGCCTGCGCCGAGACCCTGACCCCCGTCGTGATCGAGGCCGGCGGCAAGGACGCGCTCATCGTCGCCGAGGACGCCGACGTCGCCGAGGCCGCCGAGGCCGCGCTGTGGGGCGCCGCCGCGAACGCCGGCCAGACCTGCGCCGGCGTCGAGCGGGTCTACGTCCACGACCGGGTCTACGACGAGTTCCTCGACGAGCTCGTCGCCCAGGCGAAGCAGCTGGAGGCCCGCCCGGGCGGCCAGGTCGGCCCGATCACCATGCCCTCGCAGGTCGACATCATCCGGCGCCACGTCGACGACGCCCTCGCCCGCGGCGGCCGGGCGCTGGTCGGGGGTCCGGTGCCCGAGGGCGCCCGCTTCGTGCAGCCGACCGTGCTGGTCGACGTACCCGAGGACTCGGCGGCGGTGCAGGAGGAGACCTTCGGCCCCACGGTGACCCTGACCCGGGTGACCAGCATGGACGAGGCGGTCGAGCGGGCCAACGGCACCCGGTACGCGCTCGGGTCGACGGTGTTCTCCAAGGACCACGGCATGGAGATCGCGGAGCGGCTGCGCGCCGGGATGACCGCGATCAACGGCGTCATCTCCTTCGCCGGCATCCCGACCCTGCCGTTCGGCGGCGTCGGCGACTCCGGCTTCGGCCGGATCCACGGGCCCGACGGGCTGCGCGAGTTCACCTACCCGCACGCCATCGCCCGGCAGCGGTTCAGGCCGGCCATCGCGCTCACCACCTTCCGGCGCACCGCCAAGGAGGAGAAGCAGCTCACCAAGGTGGTGCGCGGCCTGTACGGACGCGGGAAGAGCTAG
- a CDS encoding DUF1353 domain-containing protein: protein MQLTSWTPVRPEPERFHDEGSGDPPRIVLERVESGDVHRRTERFRMLHRIAYRDREYGDLLVPADLDVFETDLTSVPTIFTWLVPRTGRHLPPALLHDGLVHAPDEPASYLSTEGHVLDRVAADRVFRAAMRDTDTGPVRSWLIWSAVTLGTIWSGSTTWSPARHLRYRAAAVMTVLVVAVLGVLATLDLFDVIDGVPWMGDRSFAMELVGGLAGAVVVPLLLGLTWGRFAVAGVITGVALAVLLHVTVVLALITLGYQATEWVARRRPLAAVTIAGVVITAHVALVVLFIGPFRSR from the coding sequence ATGCAGCTGACGTCGTGGACACCGGTCCGTCCGGAGCCCGAGCGGTTCCACGACGAGGGCTCCGGCGACCCGCCCCGGATCGTGCTGGAGCGGGTCGAGTCCGGCGACGTCCACCGCCGCACCGAGCGGTTCCGGATGCTGCACCGGATCGCCTACCGCGACCGGGAGTACGGCGACCTGCTGGTGCCGGCCGACCTCGACGTCTTCGAGACCGACCTGACCTCGGTCCCCACCATCTTCACCTGGCTCGTGCCGCGCACCGGCCGGCATCTCCCGCCGGCGCTGCTCCACGACGGCCTCGTGCACGCGCCCGACGAGCCCGCGAGCTATCTCTCGACCGAGGGCCACGTGCTCGACCGGGTGGCCGCGGACCGGGTGTTCCGCGCCGCGATGCGGGACACCGACACCGGCCCGGTCCGCAGCTGGCTGATCTGGTCGGCGGTGACGCTCGGGACGATCTGGTCCGGCTCGACGACGTGGAGCCCGGCCCGGCACCTGCGCTACCGCGCGGCGGCCGTGATGACCGTGCTGGTGGTCGCGGTGCTCGGCGTGCTGGCCACGCTCGACCTCTTCGACGTCATCGACGGCGTGCCGTGGATGGGCGACCGGTCGTTCGCGATGGAGCTCGTGGGCGGGCTGGCCGGCGCGGTCGTCGTACCCCTCCTGCTCGGCCTGACCTGGGGCCGGTTCGCCGTCGCGGGCGTGATCACCGGCGTCGCGCTCGCGGTGCTGCTCCACGTGACCGTCGTGCTCGCGCTGATCACCCTCGGCTACCAGGCGACCGAGTGGGTGGCGCGACGGCGCCCGCTCGCCGCCGTGACCATCGCCGGCGTTGTGATCACGGCCCATGTGGCGCTGGTGGTTTTGTTCATCGGACCGTTCCGCTCGAGGTGA
- a CDS encoding matrixin family metalloprotease produces the protein MRSRRLWAAVLLLSAALFAGVVAVSATGFGRAVPDPAYAFLQEQPYAAGEPVTWRPCEPIRYEVNPAHASGSDDEAVARVQDAVAEVAEASGFRFRYVGTTARRPADADQLAPGPAPPVLVAWARADEVEDLAGEVAGIGGSVSREQDRWSWYVTGRVVLDADAVDDADDERATLLHELGHVLGLDHVDSRRELMHAQSAGQEDFGPGDLEGLARLGKGTQACS, from the coding sequence GTGAGGAGTCGCCGGCTCTGGGCGGCCGTGCTCCTGCTGAGCGCGGCGCTCTTCGCCGGCGTCGTCGCGGTGTCCGCGACCGGCTTCGGTCGCGCGGTGCCCGACCCGGCGTACGCCTTCCTCCAGGAGCAGCCGTACGCCGCCGGCGAGCCGGTCACCTGGCGGCCGTGCGAGCCGATCCGCTACGAGGTCAACCCCGCGCACGCTTCCGGCAGCGACGACGAGGCCGTCGCGAGGGTGCAGGACGCGGTGGCCGAGGTCGCGGAGGCCAGCGGCTTCCGGTTCCGGTACGTCGGCACGACCGCGCGGCGGCCCGCGGACGCCGACCAGCTCGCCCCGGGGCCTGCGCCGCCGGTCCTCGTCGCCTGGGCGCGGGCGGACGAGGTCGAGGACCTGGCCGGGGAGGTCGCCGGGATCGGCGGATCGGTGTCGCGCGAGCAGGACCGCTGGTCCTGGTACGTCACCGGCCGCGTCGTCCTCGACGCGGACGCCGTCGACGATGCGGACGACGAGCGGGCGACGCTGCTCCACGAGCTCGGCCACGTGCTGGGGCTCGACCACGTCGACTCGCGCCGCGAGCTGATGCACGCCCAGAGCGCCGGTCAGGAAGACTTCGGTCCGGGCGACCTGGAGGGCCTCGCCCGTCTCGGGAAGGGGACGCAGGCATGCAGCTGA
- a CDS encoding thioredoxin domain-containing protein yields the protein MGEDGHVNRLGAATSPYLLQHAGNPVDWWEWGEDAFAEAKRRNVPILLSVGYAACHWCHVMAHESFEDEATAAYLNEHYVSIKVDREERPDVDAVYMQATTAMTGQGGWPMTVVMDHEGAPFFAGTYLPDQPRHGSPSFLQVLRALSGAWVDRGEDVRRTAANVAEHLRKEASLPSYALTGERIDGAVATLAGEFDPMAGGFGQAPKFPPTMVLEFLRRYRGESEQQARHMLARTVAAMAGSGMYDQVGGGFARYAVDRGWVVPHFEKMLYDNAQLLGLYARLGTDLGARIATETADFLLRELRTAEGGFASALDADSPAELGEHAHEGLFYVWTPTQLVAELGPDDGAWAAELFGVTAEGTFEHGTSTLQLRHYPQDPADQDRLAEVRRQLLAARERRPRPARDDKVVAAWNGLAISGLVDAARRLDRPDYLAAAVEAGELIAGLHLQDGRLRRVSRDGVAGTHAGVLEDYGCVASGFLALAQATADARWLRLATGLIDTALAEFAAPDGGFYDTGAGAEVLVTRPRDPGDNASPSGFSSLVHALVEAHALTGEGRYRDAAETALATVSVLADKAPRFAGWSLAAAVTMLDGPLEVAVVGPAGPQRDALVARALALPGAVVVAADEAEEGIPLLAGRTPVDGRPAAYVCRGFVCERPVTEPAGIG from the coding sequence GTGGGGGAGGATGGGCATGTGAACCGTCTCGGCGCTGCGACCAGCCCGTATCTTCTACAGCACGCGGGGAATCCCGTGGATTGGTGGGAGTGGGGCGAGGACGCCTTCGCGGAGGCCAAGCGAAGGAACGTCCCCATCCTCCTGTCCGTCGGGTACGCCGCCTGCCACTGGTGCCACGTCATGGCCCACGAGTCCTTCGAGGACGAGGCGACGGCGGCGTACCTCAACGAGCACTACGTCAGCATCAAGGTCGACCGGGAGGAGCGGCCGGACGTGGATGCGGTGTACATGCAGGCGACCACCGCGATGACGGGGCAGGGCGGGTGGCCGATGACGGTGGTGATGGACCACGAGGGGGCGCCGTTCTTCGCGGGGACCTACCTGCCGGACCAGCCGCGGCACGGGTCGCCGTCGTTCCTGCAGGTGCTGCGGGCGCTCAGCGGGGCGTGGGTCGACCGGGGCGAGGACGTACGGCGGACCGCGGCCAATGTCGCCGAGCACCTCCGCAAGGAGGCGAGCCTGCCGTCGTACGCGCTGACGGGGGAGCGGATCGACGGGGCGGTGGCGACGCTGGCGGGGGAGTTCGACCCGATGGCGGGCGGGTTCGGGCAGGCGCCGAAGTTCCCGCCGACCATGGTGTTGGAGTTCCTCCGCCGCTATCGGGGGGAGTCGGAGCAGCAGGCGCGGCACATGCTGGCGCGGACGGTCGCGGCGATGGCGGGTAGCGGGATGTACGACCAGGTGGGCGGCGGGTTCGCGCGGTACGCCGTCGACCGCGGCTGGGTGGTGCCGCACTTCGAGAAGATGCTCTACGACAACGCCCAGCTGCTCGGGCTGTACGCGCGACTCGGCACCGACCTCGGTGCCCGGATCGCGACGGAGACGGCCGACTTCCTGCTCCGCGAGCTGCGGACGGCGGAGGGCGGGTTCGCCTCGGCGCTCGACGCGGACAGCCCGGCCGAGCTGGGCGAGCACGCCCACGAGGGCCTGTTCTACGTCTGGACGCCCACGCAGCTCGTCGCGGAGCTCGGCCCGGACGACGGAGCCTGGGCGGCGGAGCTGTTCGGCGTCACGGCCGAGGGCACCTTCGAGCACGGGACGTCGACCCTGCAGCTGCGGCACTACCCGCAGGATCCCGCGGACCAGGACCGCCTGGCCGAGGTACGACGCCAGCTGCTCGCCGCCCGCGAGCGCCGCCCGCGGCCGGCTCGCGACGACAAGGTCGTCGCCGCCTGGAACGGCCTGGCCATCTCCGGGCTGGTCGACGCCGCCCGGCGACTCGACCGCCCCGACTATCTGGCAGCGGCCGTCGAGGCGGGCGAGCTGATCGCCGGCCTCCACCTGCAGGACGGCCGGCTGCGCCGGGTCTCCCGCGACGGCGTGGCCGGGACCCATGCGGGCGTGCTGGAGGACTACGGCTGCGTGGCGTCGGGCTTCCTCGCCCTCGCCCAGGCCACCGCGGACGCGCGCTGGCTCCGCCTCGCGACCGGCCTGATCGACACCGCGCTGGCCGAGTTCGCCGCGCCGGACGGCGGGTTCTACGACACCGGCGCCGGCGCGGAGGTCCTCGTCACGCGACCCCGCGACCCCGGCGACAACGCGTCCCCGAGCGGGTTCAGCAGTCTGGTCCACGCGCTCGTGGAGGCGCACGCGCTCACCGGCGAGGGCCGGTACCGCGACGCCGCCGAGACCGCGCTCGCCACCGTCAGCGTGCTGGCCGACAAGGCGCCCCGGTTCGCCGGCTGGTCGCTGGCGGCCGCGGTCACCATGCTCGACGGGCCGCTCGAGGTCGCGGTGGTCGGCCCCGCGGGCCCGCAGCGCGACGCCCTGGTCGCCCGGGCCCTCGCCCTCCCGGGGGCGGTCGTGGTCGCCGCCGACGAAGCAGAGGAGGGCATCCCCCTGCTCGCCGGCCGGACGCCGGTCGACGGGCGGCCGGCGGCGTACGTCTGCCGGGGCTTCGTGTGCGAGCGCCCGGTCACGGAGCCGGCCGGCATCGGGTGA